The nucleotide sequence GGGTAGCGATATTTATGTTAGCCATAAGCAGGAAGACGGAGATTGGGGAAAGCCGAAAAATTTAGGATCCTTGATTAATTCACCTTACAATGAGTCTTCTCCCTTTTTGCATGCAGACGGGGTGACCTTGTTTTTTAGCTCTGAAGGACATAAGTCAATAGGTGGCTATGATATTTTTAGTACTACTTACGATCCTGAAACGGGACTATATTCAGCTCCCGAAAACTTGGGTTACCCGATAAATACTGCTGGTGATGAGAAGTTTTTCGTATGGTCGGCAGACGGTACTAGAGGATACTTTTCTTCAGTCAGGGAAGATGGTTTTGGTGACTATGATATTTACATGATCACCCGCCCAAACGTAAGCTTGTCTTTTAGTTTCTACGATGGTCGAGAGCCAGATGGTTTTAAGCCTACTTCTGGAAACCTTTTTGTATATGATGCCATTACCAATGAGTTAATTACTAAACGAGACTCTACTTCTTTTGAAGGAGAGTGCAATATTATGCTTAAACCCGGGCGGAACTATGCTATTTCTATAGAGGCTGATGGCTTTTTGTCTCACTCCGAAAATGTAAATGTACCAGTTAACGATTTTTATGTAGTAGATAAATCTGTTTTTTTAACTCCTTTGGAAAAAGGGGGACTTATTGTTCTCAATAACGTACTTTTTGAAAAAGGTAGCTGTAAATTGAACCAGCAAAGCACGCATGAGCTAGACCGGTATTTTGAACTGATCAATGACAACCCCTCACTGGTTATCGAAGTTGCTGGGCACTGTTTTGAGATGGAATCGAGTAAGGAAAATATGGAAGTTTCCCAAAAAAGGGCTAAAGCGGTTGTTAACTACTTGGTGAGCAAAGGTCTTAATTATGAGAATCTTAAACCAGTTGGTTATGGTGATCGGTTTGCCAGTTCTGACGAAGATCTAAGCCGAACCGAGTTAATTATAAAAGAAAACTTGAAAGAGAATCCTGATTATAAACAAGCTGGATTGGGGGCTTATGATGGGATACTTAAGGGTAAAAAACAACGGACTGGGGTTGTCAATAATGAAAGTAAGCCTGGACAAGAGCAGCATGCATCTAAGAAACAGAAAATGGTCAGCTATCTTATGAAAAAGCAGCCTGGGTTTTATGTTTTCTTTGATAGCGCGGCTTATAAAAAAGAGGTCTCTTTGCGTGATGCCATAAAAGACAGTGTAGAAGCCGGTAAGCTGGAGCCTGTTATTGTCAAAGGTAGTGTTCAGGACAGGGAGAAAGGTGTTCCCCTGGCTGCTACGGTGCAAATGAGTGATCACTTTGGGGTGGACTTGGAAGAGATGACTTGTGGAAACGATGGTACTTTCTCTTTTAAGGCTTTTAACAAAAAGGATGTTAAATACTCTGTTACGGCACGAATAAATGGTTATAACTATTTAACGCGCAGTGTTAAAGTTCCTGCGAATCGTCCAGAAGTTCAGGAAATAGAAGTAGAACTGGTTTTGACTGAACTAGCAAAAGGGCAGGTTTTTCAATTGAGAAACATTTACTTTGATTTAGATACTTATAAGTTAAGTCCTGAGTCTTACCGGGAGCTAAAGAAACTTGAGAAATTGCTCGTAGAAAACCCTGAGCTGAAGATTGAAATTTCAGGCCATACAGACAATGTTGGAGATAAAGACTACAACAAAACTTTGTCGAGGAGACGTGCTCAGTCGGTAGCAGATTATTTAATTAACAAAGGAATAGATATAAAACGTTTACGTGTAGAAGGATACGGAGAGGAAAGGCCTATTGCCTCGAATGATGATGAAATAGATGGACGTGAGATAAACCGTAGAATTGAATTTAAGGTAATTGAAAACTGAATATTTTAATGTATTAAAATTTAAACTTTTCATTGATTCTCATAACTTTTAGTATCGCCCACAGTAATTCTTATAAGGGTAAGAACTTATCTAAAGGTTGGGATTATGAATGGGAAGTATCTAATAAGTTTTTTCTTAATGCTTTGTTGCTTTAATGCTTCTGCTCAGAGCGATTATAAAGCAATAAAACGAGAGGCCGCAGAACTGTTTGAACAAGAAGACTACAAGGATGCACTGGTTTTATATTTGGAGTTGAATGATAATGAGCCAGGAAACCCTGAATATTTGGCTAAAATTGGCATCTCTTATACTCAGACTCCCGAAAAACTGAAAGGGAAGGATTATCTTGAAGAGGCTTGGGATTTAGGCTATAGGGATGACGGTATTGAGTTTTACCTTGGAAGAGCCTACCATCTTCATCATGAGTTTGAAAAAGCCATTGATTATTATGAACTCAGCCTCTCTGAATCTAAGGATTTAAAAGATAAGGCAAAGCGGGAAATAGAAAGGTGCAAGACAGGTATTGCGCTTAGCGGAAATCCTGTTGAAGCAACTATTGAAAACATTGGGCCTACCATTAATACTTCTTATCCAGAATATGCTCCTGTTATTTCAGCCGATGAAAAGGTGCTAATTTTTACATCCAGAAGACCAAATTCTACAGGGGGCTTATTGGATGAGAAAGGTGATTTTTATGAAGATATTTACATTTCTTACAAAGAAGACGGAGAGTGGACTACCCCTATCAATTTGCCCGGTGAGGTAAATACAGAAACGCATGATGCCAGCATTGCTTTTTCTGCAGATGGTCAGGAGTTGTTGATTTATAAGAACGATACTGTCCATCATGAAGGAGGAAATATTTACTTTAGTAGTAAAAAAGGCAAAGAGTGGAAGCAGCCTGAAAAACTGCCAGATCATATTAATTCAGAAGGGTGGGAGCCCAGCGCAAGTATTTCAGCTGGTGAGGAGTATCTGTTTTTTTCTAGCGATCGAGACGGGGGATATGGTGGCACGGATATATATGTGTGCAAAAAGCAGGATAATGGAGAATGGGGCGAAGCTGTTAATGCAGGGCCAGAAATCAATACCCCTTATGATGAAGACGCACCTTTTATACACGCTGATGGAAAGACGCTTTATTTCAGCTCAAAAGGTCATGATGGTATAGGAGGTTTTGATATATTTACCGCCACTTTTGATAAGGATAGCTTTAAGTTTTCGGAACCTGAAAATATTGGATATCCTATTAACACCGCTGATGATGAACTCTTCTTCGTTTGGTCTCCTGATGGAACAAAAGGGTATTTTTCTGCTATAAGGGAAGATGGCCATGGCGATCATGACCTTTATACAGTAACCAGAGAAAATGTTAATGTGGACTTAATCCTTTTTAATGGTAAAATAACAGACGAGGAAGATAGCCTTGTGCCGTCTTCTATAAAAATTATTGATAATGAGACTAATGAGGTTGTTGCTGAGTATGACTCTTCTAAAGTCAAAGGTGACTATACTGTGATGCTAGAGCCTGGGAAGAACTATGGTGTTTATATCGAGTCTGAAGGTTTTCTTTCTCATTCCGAAAATATTGATTTGCCTTTGCATGGGTTTTACAATGTTCGGAAAGACATTGGCTTGACCCCGCTGGACTCTGGTGGAAATATCGTTCTAAATAATATATTTTTCGAAAGCAAGAGTGCAGAATTAAAAGAAGAATCTTTCCCTGAGCTTGATAGATATTGGGAGCAGATGGAGGAAAATCCGCATTTGGATTTCGAGATTTCTGGGCATGCCTACGACTTTGAGTCTAAACGGAAAAACAAGAAACTTTCCGAGAAGCGGGCCAATGCTGTAGCTGACTATCTCGTAGAAAAAGGTATAGAGAAGAAACGTCTTAAGCCTATCGGGTATGGCGATAAATTCCCTTTGGTTGAGGATGCTGATGAACTTAACAATCGTAATGAATTAATAATAATTGGCAATGACCGTAAAGATACTGCCAAAAGTATTCCTGACAGACTTGGTTATTATGATTACCTGATTTCCAAAGGAGACTCTTCTTTTATTGACCAAAGGAAAGAAGAATTTCTCAAGAAAAAAGTGGAAACCGGAGAGGAAAAGCGCGAACGCGAAAGACGGCAGGTGGAAGCAAAAAAGGAGGCGTTGAAAAAACCTGTTGTGGTCGAAGGTATTGTATATGATCAAAATACAGGTATTAGGTTAGAAGCTAAAGTGATTCTCTATGATGAAGATGGAGAGACTATTGAGGAAATGGTAACAGAAAATGACGGGGCGTACAGGTTTGAAATCAATCCTGAGAAGGAAGGTGCATATAGTGTTTCAGCCCAGAAAAAAGACTATGGGTATATTGCAGAGGAACTAGAAGTGCCGGCTATTTCTGATAAACTCCAAAAAGTGTCTATGGACCTTTATTTAGGAAAAATAGAAAAAGGGGACATTGCTAGGATAAGCAATATTTACTTCGACTTCAACCAGCATGAGTTGAGCAAAGAATCATATAAGGAATTAGATAAACTTGCCGAGTTCCTCAAGGAAAACCCTCAGGTGAAAATAGAAGTAGCAGGGCATACGGACGATGTA is from Cytophagaceae bacterium ABcell3 and encodes:
- a CDS encoding OmpA family protein; this encodes MKSYKVFVIVFFCLCSLASYGQNIKSIKKKADKNFEAGNYYRALHFYETLDAEKPGDAKTLARIGICYLKTRPATKALDYLKAAKEKKYKKDYIDFYLAKAYHAHHDFETAISIMGQCRSMYKDLREEIETEMSHFRNGLELSKNPVKVSIENLGEEINSEFPEYRPVILGDERTMFLTARRPGTTGNLKDEQGQYFEDIYVSYYENDKWQKPIKLSGSVNSSGNDASLAVTPDGKGLLLGRQDLRESSGTNIYYSEYGKGKWQDPKKLSINTSGEENSACLSPDGNTLYFCSDREGGFGGSDIYVSHKQEDGDWGKPKNLGSLINSPYNESSPFLHADGVTLFFSSEGHKSIGGYDIFSTTYDPETGLYSAPENLGYPINTAGDEKFFVWSADGTRGYFSSVREDGFGDYDIYMITRPNVSLSFSFYDGREPDGFKPTSGNLFVYDAITNELITKRDSTSFEGECNIMLKPGRNYAISIEADGFLSHSENVNVPVNDFYVVDKSVFLTPLEKGGLIVLNNVLFEKGSCKLNQQSTHELDRYFELINDNPSLVIEVAGHCFEMESSKENMEVSQKRAKAVVNYLVSKGLNYENLKPVGYGDRFASSDEDLSRTELIIKENLKENPDYKQAGLGAYDGILKGKKQRTGVVNNESKPGQEQHASKKQKMVSYLMKKQPGFYVFFDSAAYKKEVSLRDAIKDSVEAGKLEPVIVKGSVQDREKGVPLAATVQMSDHFGVDLEEMTCGNDGTFSFKAFNKKDVKYSVTARINGYNYLTRSVKVPANRPEVQEIEVELVLTELAKGQVFQLRNIYFDLDTYKLSPESYRELKKLEKLLVENPELKIEISGHTDNVGDKDYNKTLSRRRAQSVADYLINKGIDIKRLRVEGYGEERPIASNDDEIDGREINRRIEFKVIEN
- a CDS encoding OmpA family protein; protein product: MLCCFNASAQSDYKAIKREAAELFEQEDYKDALVLYLELNDNEPGNPEYLAKIGISYTQTPEKLKGKDYLEEAWDLGYRDDGIEFYLGRAYHLHHEFEKAIDYYELSLSESKDLKDKAKREIERCKTGIALSGNPVEATIENIGPTINTSYPEYAPVISADEKVLIFTSRRPNSTGGLLDEKGDFYEDIYISYKEDGEWTTPINLPGEVNTETHDASIAFSADGQELLIYKNDTVHHEGGNIYFSSKKGKEWKQPEKLPDHINSEGWEPSASISAGEEYLFFSSDRDGGYGGTDIYVCKKQDNGEWGEAVNAGPEINTPYDEDAPFIHADGKTLYFSSKGHDGIGGFDIFTATFDKDSFKFSEPENIGYPINTADDELFFVWSPDGTKGYFSAIREDGHGDHDLYTVTRENVNVDLILFNGKITDEEDSLVPSSIKIIDNETNEVVAEYDSSKVKGDYTVMLEPGKNYGVYIESEGFLSHSENIDLPLHGFYNVRKDIGLTPLDSGGNIVLNNIFFESKSAELKEESFPELDRYWEQMEENPHLDFEISGHAYDFESKRKNKKLSEKRANAVADYLVEKGIEKKRLKPIGYGDKFPLVEDADELNNRNELIIIGNDRKDTAKSIPDRLGYYDYLISKGDSSFIDQRKEEFLKKKVETGEEKRERERRQVEAKKEALKKPVVVEGIVYDQNTGIRLEAKVILYDEDGETIEEMVTENDGAYRFEINPEKEGAYSVSAQKKDYGYIAEELEVPAISDKLQKVSMDLYLGKIEKGDIARISNIYFDFNQHELSKESYKELDKLAEFLKENPQVKIEVAGHTDDVGAASYNKVLSQRRCESVVNYLISKGIEKERLVAKGYGEEEPIAPRTEEGRAKNRRIEFIILEN